The genomic region ATTCATAGCACTCGTAATTTGTTTCATCTTTTTAGTTGATGATATACGAGAATCTATTTCCTTTAGTGAAGCCATTATCTCACCACCTTATCTATTTTAATTATCAATTATTCAGTGACTTTGAAGCCTTTTTTGAATTCGTTAATAGCAGATTCAAATTTTTCATCAGCTGGCAATCCACCTGTTTCACGGATTTCTGTGAAAATATCATTTGCATTGACTTTAACCCATTCAATAATTTCAGCTTCAAATCTTGTAATATCTTCTACTGGGATATCATCTAAGTAACCACGTGTTAATGCATAGATAATTAAAACTTGATGTTCAACTGGTAATGGCTTATTTTGATCCTGTTTTAATACTTCTACTGTACGTTTACCGCGTTCTAATTTACGTGAAGTCGCTTCATCCAAGTCAGATCCGAATTGAGCAAATGATTCTAATTCACGATATGACGCTAAGTCCAGACGTAAAGTACCGGCAACTTTTTTCATCGCTTTAATTTGAGCAGAACCCCCAACACGAGAAACTGACAAACCAGCGTTAATTGCTGGACGAATACCCGAGAAGAATAAGTCAGATTGTAAGAAAATTTGGCCATCAGTGATTGAGATAACGTTTGTCGGAACGTATGCTGAAATGTCACCTGCTTGCGTTTCAACAAATGGTAGCGCAGTAATCGAACCGCCACCTAGTTCATCATTTAATTTTGCAGCACGTTCTAATAAGCGACTATGTAGGTAGAACACGTCACCTGGGTATGCTTCACGGCCTGGTGGACGACGTAATAATAATGATAATTCACGATAAGCTGCAGCTTGTTTTGTTAAATCATCATAAACAACTAAAACGTGTTTGCCGTCAAACATAAACTCTTCTGCCATTGATACACCAGCATATGGTGCAATGTAAAGCATCGGTGCTGGTTGTGCTGCTGATGCAGAAACAACAATTGTATAATCTAATGCACCTGCTTGACGTAACTTTTCAACTTGAGCACGTACTGTTGATTCTTTTTGACCAATTGCAACGTAGACACAAATCATATCTTGATCTTTTTGATTCAAAATTGTGTCAATGGCTACAGTTGTTTTACCCGTTTGACGGTCACCGATAATTAACTCACGTTGACCTCTACCAATTGGTACTAATGCATCTATCGCTTTGATACCAGTTTGTAATGGTTCGTCAACTGACTTACGTGCCATTACACCTGTTGCTTTTTTCTCAATTGGACGTGTTTTTGTTGTATGGATTGGGCCTTGACCATCGATTGGTTGGCCTAATGGGTTCACAACTCGACC from Staphylococcus felis harbors:
- the atpA gene encoding F0F1 ATP synthase subunit alpha, with amino-acid sequence MAIKAEEISALLRSQIENYESEMSVTDVGTVIQIGDGIALVHGLNDVMAGELLEFHNGVLGLAQNLEETNVGVVILGPFDDIKEGDEVKRTGRIMEVPVGEALIGRVVNPLGQPIDGQGPIHTTKTRPIEKKATGVMARKSVDEPLQTGIKAIDALVPIGRGQRELIIGDRQTGKTTVAIDTILNQKDQDMICVYVAIGQKESTVRAQVEKLRQAGALDYTIVVSASAAQPAPMLYIAPYAGVSMAEEFMFDGKHVLVVYDDLTKQAAAYRELSLLLRRPPGREAYPGDVFYLHSRLLERAAKLNDELGGGSITALPFVETQAGDISAYVPTNVISITDGQIFLQSDLFFSGIRPAINAGLSVSRVGGSAQIKAMKKVAGTLRLDLASYRELESFAQFGSDLDEATSRKLERGKRTVEVLKQDQNKPLPVEHQVLIIYALTRGYLDDIPVEDITRFEAEIIEWVKVNANDIFTEIRETGGLPADEKFESAINEFKKGFKVTE